A window of Rubricoccus marinus contains these coding sequences:
- a CDS encoding putative DNA modification/repair radical SAM protein has protein sequence MRTQVIEKLEILADAAKYDVSCASSGGERENSKTGLGNSRAMGICHTYTPDGRCVSLLKVLFSNVCIYDCAYCTTRRSNEEVVRTAFTVKEVVDLTMEFYKRNYIEGLFLSSGIFRDADTTTEKLVEVARSLRHEHQFNGYIHLKVIPGASTDLLVEAGRLADRLSVNIEIPSERSLKAVAPEKDYASVIRPMDTIREGHDEYRAERKKTKRAPRFSPGGQSTQLVVGATPEDDRTVLSLADGLYKEQKLRRVYYSGYVPISSDGRVPDPATYRQPLAREHRLYQADWLIRQYDFSLDEVLPAEQPHLDMKLDPKAAYALRFPELFPIDVNTAPMEWLQRVPGLGLKSARRIVAARRRGTVRWEHLRAMGVVLKRARYFITTPEHRPHLIGTDPGEIRRRIVGGKASGAPQLSLFGAPPPVVTPPPAAPARGRIVTPSGALAPLASAPLARAA, from the coding sequence ATGCGCACACAGGTCATCGAGAAGCTCGAAATCCTCGCCGACGCGGCGAAATACGACGTGTCCTGCGCGTCCTCGGGCGGCGAGCGCGAGAACAGCAAGACGGGGCTCGGCAACTCCCGCGCGATGGGCATCTGCCACACGTACACTCCCGACGGTCGGTGCGTGTCGCTCCTGAAGGTGCTGTTCTCCAACGTCTGCATCTACGACTGCGCGTACTGCACCACGCGGCGGAGCAACGAGGAGGTCGTGCGGACGGCGTTCACGGTCAAGGAGGTCGTGGACCTCACGATGGAGTTCTACAAGCGGAACTACATCGAGGGGCTGTTCCTCTCGTCGGGCATCTTCCGCGACGCCGACACGACGACGGAGAAGCTTGTCGAGGTGGCGCGCAGCCTTCGCCACGAACATCAGTTCAACGGTTACATCCACCTCAAGGTGATCCCGGGCGCGAGCACGGATCTCCTGGTGGAGGCCGGGCGGCTGGCGGACCGGCTGAGCGTCAACATCGAGATCCCGAGCGAGAGGAGCCTCAAGGCCGTCGCGCCCGAGAAGGACTACGCGAGCGTGATCCGCCCGATGGACACGATTCGCGAGGGCCACGACGAGTACCGCGCCGAGCGCAAAAAGACCAAGCGCGCGCCGCGCTTCTCGCCCGGCGGCCAGAGCACCCAACTCGTCGTCGGCGCCACGCCAGAGGACGACCGGACCGTGCTCAGCCTCGCCGACGGGCTGTACAAGGAGCAGAAGCTCCGCCGCGTGTACTACTCCGGCTACGTGCCCATCTCGTCCGACGGCCGCGTGCCGGACCCCGCGACCTACCGGCAGCCTCTGGCGCGCGAGCACCGGCTCTACCAGGCCGACTGGCTGATCCGGCAGTACGACTTTTCGCTGGACGAGGTGCTGCCCGCCGAGCAGCCGCACCTGGACATGAAACTGGACCCGAAGGCGGCCTACGCCCTCCGCTTCCCTGAGCTGTTCCCCATCGACGTGAACACGGCTCCGATGGAGTGGCTGCAACGCGTGCCGGGGCTGGGCCTCAAAAGCGCGCGCCGCATCGTCGCCGCCCGTCGGCGCGGGACCGTCCGCTGGGAGCATCTCCGCGCGATGGGCGTGGTCCTCAAGCGCGCCCGCTACTTTATCACGACGCCCGAGCACCGGCCGCACCTCATCGGGACCGACCCCGGCGAGATCCGCCGCCGCATCGTGGGCGGCAAGGCCTCTGGCGCGCCCCAACTCTCGCTGTTCGGCGCGCCGCCGCCGGTCGTGACGCCGCCGCCCGCCGCGCCCGCCAGAGGCCGGATCGTCACGCCCTCGGGCGCTCTCGCACCGCTCGCCTCCGCGCCTCTGGCGCGAGCAGCCTAA
- a CDS encoding TIGR03915 family putative DNA repair protein, with protein sequence MPAPEARPSAPLQLGTATYATDGSFAGLLCAYARAHRAGALPAEVVTAGQAAPGHLFGAPEAVETEAPLASRMEHGLERVKPGLVGKLFRAFLSERAGIEVAILQMIDAVAVDGAEAVGDWTFEPSRQVSRWAQRVGREAHRMEAFVRFERHEEGASGEWAVAEKTPSTPLAPEAPVSAGPQSLGPSPAASGGERWLARVRPEYHVLPVIAEHFALRYPALRWTILDERRRLALVHDTPAADLAPEADATRIVPASSLPDLAPTADERAYQAMWRAYFRAVDIPERRNLKLHLRHVPKRYWPQLTEKQPEVSMMALTPEADVDAEAISRTAAPKPRRAVKALGPRSRT encoded by the coding sequence ATGCCGGCGCCAGAGGCTCGTCCGAGCGCCCCGCTCCAACTCGGCACCGCCACCTACGCGACCGACGGCTCGTTCGCGGGCTTGCTCTGCGCGTATGCCCGGGCGCACCGCGCGGGCGCGCTCCCGGCCGAGGTCGTCACGGCGGGGCAGGCCGCGCCGGGCCACCTGTTCGGCGCGCCAGAGGCGGTCGAGACCGAGGCGCCTCTGGCGTCGCGGATGGAGCACGGGCTGGAGCGCGTCAAGCCAGGGCTGGTGGGCAAGCTGTTCCGTGCGTTTCTGAGCGAGCGGGCGGGCATCGAGGTCGCCATCCTGCAGATGATCGACGCCGTAGCGGTGGATGGCGCTGAGGCCGTGGGCGACTGGACGTTCGAGCCCTCGCGCCAAGTCTCGCGCTGGGCGCAGCGCGTGGGACGCGAGGCGCACCGCATGGAGGCGTTCGTGCGCTTCGAGAGGCATGAGGAAGGAGCCAGTGGGGAGTGGGCAGTGGCAGAGAAGACCCCGAGCACGCCTCTGGCGCCAGAGGCCCCCGTCTCTGCTGGTCCCCAGTCCCTCGGCCCCAGTCCCGCCGCCTCTGGCGGCGAGCGCTGGCTCGCCCGGGTCCGGCCCGAGTACCACGTGCTGCCGGTCATCGCCGAACATTTCGCGCTACGCTACCCCGCGCTCCGGTGGACCATCCTCGACGAGCGCCGCCGCCTCGCCCTCGTGCACGACACGCCCGCGGCCGACCTCGCGCCGGAGGCCGACGCAACGCGCATCGTGCCGGCGTCCTCGCTCCCGGACCTCGCGCCGACAGCGGACGAGCGCGCTTACCAGGCGATGTGGCGCGCGTACTTCCGCGCCGTGGACATCCCCGAGCGGCGCAACCTGAAGCTTCACCTCCGCCACGTGCCCAAGCGATACTGGCCGCAGCTGACCGAGAAGCAGCCAGAGGTGTCCATGATGGCTCTGACGCCAGAGGCGGACGTGGACGCCGAGGCCATCTCGCGGACGGCCGCTCCGAAGCCCCGCCGCGCCGTCAAGGCGCTCGGCCCGCGCTCTCGGACGTAA
- a CDS encoding GAF domain-containing sensor histidine kinase, with product MNDHTSWSGAPVTSVDACLPALVPSAHPVPERTAESARLKQLLSINLALNTFGDTAQLLDVITNTVTGVADCDAASILLFDERSNSLCFEAASGEVGASLVGTTVPMNGSLAGEIFREGRPLYSADVQSDERHFRAADETTGFVTEALLGVPMHIDGQPVGVIEVLNSRHGGFDMGDVEALQIVAAQAAIAIRDARHARALVELNERLAEVDRLKMNFLAITSHELRTPLTSVRGFGQILADEVEGHLRQYADAIVRAGYRMTDVVQTLDVMATLEGEIGAHPSRRVDVSTILEEAIRGLAQRKNEIQVSFPHGLTVAGDGLRLRLVFSNLLKNAVRFSPAGAPVRVKGSVEGETLHVRVTDEGCGLARHNLERIFEGYVQLQDPDRRDHEGLGVGLTVARAVAVRHGGQLWAESDGPGCGSTFHLVLPLLL from the coding sequence ATGAACGATCACACCTCCTGGTCCGGTGCCCCCGTAACCTCCGTCGACGCCTGTCTTCCCGCCCTCGTCCCGTCCGCGCACCCCGTCCCGGAACGGACGGCAGAAAGCGCGCGGCTGAAGCAGCTGCTCAGCATCAACCTCGCGCTCAACACCTTCGGCGATACGGCGCAACTTCTGGACGTGATTACCAACACGGTCACCGGAGTCGCCGACTGCGACGCGGCGTCGATCCTGCTCTTCGACGAGCGCTCCAACTCGCTCTGCTTCGAGGCCGCCAGCGGCGAGGTCGGCGCGTCGCTAGTCGGTACCACCGTGCCGATGAACGGGAGCTTGGCGGGCGAGATCTTTCGCGAGGGCCGCCCGCTGTACTCCGCCGATGTCCAGAGCGACGAGCGGCACTTCCGCGCCGCTGACGAAACGACCGGCTTCGTCACTGAGGCGCTTCTCGGCGTGCCGATGCACATCGACGGGCAGCCGGTCGGGGTGATCGAGGTGCTCAACTCCCGGCATGGTGGCTTCGACATGGGGGATGTAGAGGCGCTGCAGATCGTCGCGGCGCAAGCGGCCATCGCCATCCGTGATGCGCGCCACGCCCGCGCGCTCGTCGAGCTCAACGAGCGTCTCGCGGAGGTGGACCGCCTGAAAATGAACTTCCTCGCGATCACCTCGCACGAGCTGCGCACCCCGCTGACATCCGTCCGGGGGTTCGGGCAGATCCTCGCCGACGAAGTCGAAGGGCACCTCCGCCAATACGCCGACGCCATCGTCCGGGCGGGGTACCGCATGACGGACGTTGTTCAGACCCTCGACGTGATGGCAACGCTTGAGGGCGAGATCGGCGCTCATCCGTCGCGCCGCGTCGATGTGAGCACGATCCTAGAGGAGGCCATCCGTGGCCTGGCGCAGCGGAAAAACGAGATCCAGGTGAGCTTCCCACACGGCCTCACGGTCGCAGGCGATGGGCTCCGGCTTCGGCTCGTGTTTAGCAACCTGCTCAAGAACGCCGTCCGGTTCTCCCCCGCCGGCGCGCCGGTCCGCGTCAAAGGCTCTGTGGAAGGGGAAACGTTGCACGTCCGCGTCACGGACGAGGGCTGCGGCCTCGCACGCCACAACCTGGAGCGGATCTTCGAGGGCTACGTGCAGCTACAGGACCCCGACCGCCGCGACCACGAGGGCCTCGGCGTCGGCCTGACCGTCGCGCGCGCGGTGGCGGTCCGCCACGGTGGCCAGCTGTGGGCCGAAAGCGACGGCCCCGGTTGCGGCTCCACGTTCCACCTCGTGCTGCCGCTCCTGCTATAA
- a CDS encoding MFS transporter: MRDPASSSIPPQADGVIRRTPFFFGWAVTGAAALAMGMTLPGQTAGVSLFIDAFIADLGVSRSAVSLAYTGATVAAAFVLPWTGKALDRWGPQRGMIVIAVLLALACVGMGQVQGFTTLAVGFFLMRTLGQGALSLSAVHAVNLWFVRRRGFSVGLMGIGMAVALSVVPPLIERGIASVGWRATYGWLGVAVAALVIPAALLFVRRHPERYGLRPDGDAPMASGEAETPEASMSLPEARGTAAFWVLLAGIATTSCLGTALLFHHVDVMASAGLDRASAALLFVPYGVVTALSSLLGGGLVDRFGPGRVMAASLAFFAAMMALVPWVTSPEAVWVYGAAFGVSQGVMGNVSGSGFAAYFGRAHIGAIKGYAGTAFVAATALGPPLLAVGAETSGGYTQALWVLAVIPLGVAFLAARVLSVADGISLRTREA; the protein is encoded by the coding sequence ATGCGAGACCCTGCCTCCTCCTCGATCCCGCCACAGGCCGACGGCGTGATCCGCCGCACGCCGTTCTTTTTCGGCTGGGCCGTGACGGGCGCGGCGGCGCTCGCGATGGGGATGACGCTGCCGGGACAGACCGCGGGCGTCTCGCTCTTTATCGACGCGTTTATCGCCGATCTCGGCGTGTCCCGGTCGGCAGTCTCCCTCGCGTACACCGGCGCAACGGTCGCGGCGGCGTTCGTACTGCCGTGGACGGGTAAGGCCCTGGACCGCTGGGGGCCGCAGCGCGGGATGATCGTGATCGCGGTGCTTCTGGCGCTCGCGTGTGTGGGCATGGGCCAGGTGCAGGGCTTTACAACGCTCGCGGTTGGCTTTTTCCTGATGCGAACGCTGGGCCAGGGCGCGCTCAGCCTCTCGGCCGTCCATGCCGTCAACCTGTGGTTCGTACGGCGGCGCGGGTTCTCCGTCGGCCTGATGGGGATCGGGATGGCGGTCGCGCTTTCGGTGGTGCCGCCGCTGATCGAGCGCGGCATCGCGAGCGTGGGCTGGCGCGCGACGTACGGGTGGCTCGGCGTCGCGGTCGCCGCGCTCGTGATCCCCGCCGCCCTTCTCTTCGTGCGGCGCCATCCCGAGCGCTACGGCCTCCGCCCTGATGGCGACGCGCCGATGGCCTCTGGCGAGGCCGAAACGCCAGAGGCGTCGATGAGCCTTCCCGAAGCGCGGGGGACGGCCGCGTTCTGGGTGCTCCTGGCAGGCATCGCGACGACGAGTTGCCTGGGCACGGCGCTCCTGTTCCACCACGTAGACGTGATGGCGAGCGCGGGGCTGGACCGGGCGTCCGCGGCGCTGCTGTTCGTGCCCTACGGGGTCGTGACGGCGCTGTCCAGCCTTCTTGGCGGCGGCCTCGTGGACCGCTTCGGACCCGGGCGCGTGATGGCGGCCTCGCTCGCGTTCTTCGCCGCGATGATGGCGCTCGTGCCGTGGGTGACCTCGCCAGAGGCCGTCTGGGTGTACGGCGCGGCCTTCGGCGTGAGTCAGGGCGTGATGGGCAACGTGAGCGGGAGCGGCTTCGCGGCCTATTTCGGCCGCGCGCACATCGGCGCGATCAAGGGCTACGCCGGCACAGCGTTCGTCGCCGCCACGGCCCTCGGCCCGCCGCTTTTGGCCGTTGGCGCCGAGACCTCTGGCGGCTACACGCAAGCGCTCTGGGTGCTCGCGGTGATCCCCCTCGGCGTGGCGTTTCTCGCCGCGCGGGTGCTCTCGGTCGCCGATGGGATTTCGCTGCGGACGCGGGAAGCCTGA
- a CDS encoding T9SS type A sorting domain-containing protein, with protein MRFFTTYVIACFVAASAFAQDAPPVQYFGQDSPLFPSYELQPNGGAVTARNAFVESLADRTVGSHGFESDTPHFINNLPSRVASALFQTATMARFPAYGDGGEIPVVVKARNRGIIELDANLGLISHLLGAWPTGGNKYLFAAGYDYSILDVVNEIFHGTTHGAVRLEYAPGQVSAGKVAKPISAFGTYVTDIEGYETIRLTLTPLGGGAPVVLDYGEVTNLGVIELSPGNGQVAFIGFTDHDSQYEAIEISFTDRRVLGLPIGSTVVDNETFGFDDFIIGEINQVQGPEITGATPPVLSEPGWRLLSAPVQGVTVDDLAQQNVVLGVPDGDGVEQAQYPNLGYNLYSGYQGGARWDYVPAPTTGTVLRPGRGFWWYWYDQAFTPNDPAFGPGTSVSVELDGFQLSATGTEISDAFSETFEDNTNCASDQETCTPPFTTPNADPTTVGAPEGSIAPDDDDFYLFGNPFPYPMDYSAMSVTGGTLAAQGFIWNPGNPGGLNPRTGDVPELDGPGTYEIVFDTPPPSDPNDPTPQGAVSIWNGVLVEVTKTAGEVGDPVTVTYDPVLAATPEVPPFHGKTAAPEAYARFGLFGETASGAKTRDEATYIRFLRDATLGWDRTDASKPSWPSGPVGLIAPMGERDGEPMAQAVMALPEGAAGSSVPLSVQLTEAGEYTLVWRSMRLSGTLVDIETGAQVDLASTEGYTFTAQATGEDWVPRFVLTAAVTAVVDTEQTPEASGAYVGAPMPNPAAGAFALDVRLGAAAEATVSVYDALGRRVAEQAVRLSASGESVRVSTAGFAPGAYLVVVEAPGVRETRRVTVLR; from the coding sequence ATGAGATTCTTTACCACGTACGTCATCGCGTGCTTTGTAGCGGCTAGCGCCTTCGCGCAAGACGCCCCTCCCGTTCAGTACTTCGGACAGGACAGCCCTCTTTTTCCCAGCTACGAACTCCAACCCAACGGCGGAGCTGTCACCGCTCGGAACGCGTTTGTCGAAAGCCTCGCAGACAGAACGGTGGGGAGCCACGGCTTCGAATCTGACACCCCCCACTTTATCAACAACCTTCCGTCCCGGGTGGCCTCGGCGCTGTTCCAGACCGCCACGATGGCTCGCTTTCCAGCGTACGGCGACGGTGGAGAAATCCCTGTTGTAGTCAAGGCTCGCAACCGGGGAATTATCGAGCTAGACGCGAACCTAGGACTGATCTCGCACCTCCTCGGAGCATGGCCCACGGGCGGTAACAAGTACCTCTTCGCCGCCGGCTATGACTACAGCATCCTCGACGTGGTGAACGAGATCTTTCACGGCACGACCCACGGCGCGGTGCGGCTCGAGTACGCTCCAGGCCAAGTCTCTGCGGGCAAGGTTGCAAAGCCGATCTCGGCGTTCGGGACGTACGTCACGGACATCGAGGGCTACGAGACCATCCGGCTGACGCTGACGCCCCTCGGTGGAGGCGCACCAGTGGTCCTGGACTATGGCGAGGTAACCAACCTAGGCGTGATCGAGTTGTCCCCTGGAAACGGTCAGGTCGCCTTTATCGGATTCACAGATCACGACAGTCAGTACGAGGCGATCGAAATCAGCTTCACGGACCGCCGCGTACTCGGTCTTCCCATCGGCAGCACCGTCGTAGACAACGAGACGTTCGGGTTCGATGACTTCATCATCGGTGAGATCAACCAGGTCCAAGGCCCAGAGATCACGGGCGCAACGCCTCCTGTTCTCAGCGAGCCCGGATGGCGTCTCTTGAGCGCTCCCGTTCAAGGGGTGACCGTGGACGACCTCGCGCAGCAGAACGTTGTACTCGGAGTCCCCGATGGCGACGGCGTGGAACAGGCGCAGTACCCCAACCTGGGCTACAACCTCTACTCGGGGTACCAAGGCGGCGCACGCTGGGACTACGTCCCGGCCCCGACGACAGGCACAGTCCTCCGCCCCGGACGCGGCTTCTGGTGGTACTGGTACGACCAGGCCTTTACGCCCAATGACCCCGCCTTCGGTCCTGGCACGAGTGTCAGCGTTGAGTTGGACGGGTTCCAGCTCTCGGCAACGGGCACGGAAATCTCCGACGCCTTTAGCGAGACGTTCGAGGACAACACGAACTGCGCCTCAGACCAGGAGACGTGCACGCCCCCATTTACGACGCCGAATGCGGACCCGACAACAGTGGGCGCGCCCGAAGGGAGCATCGCGCCAGACGACGACGATTTCTACCTGTTTGGCAACCCGTTCCCATACCCGATGGACTACTCCGCGATGTCCGTGACCGGCGGCACGCTGGCAGCCCAGGGGTTCATCTGGAACCCCGGCAATCCCGGTGGCCTCAATCCACGGACGGGTGACGTGCCCGAACTGGATGGCCCGGGCACGTACGAGATCGTGTTCGACACTCCCCCGCCCTCCGACCCAAACGATCCCACGCCGCAAGGGGCGGTATCCATCTGGAACGGCGTTCTGGTGGAGGTAACGAAAACGGCGGGTGAGGTCGGTGATCCCGTGACGGTGACCTACGATCCAGTCCTTGCGGCCACGCCAGAGGTCCCGCCGTTCCATGGCAAGACCGCCGCACCAGAGGCGTACGCCCGCTTCGGGCTCTTCGGCGAGACGGCCTCTGGCGCTAAGACCCGCGACGAGGCCACCTACATCCGGTTCCTGCGAGACGCGACGCTGGGTTGGGACCGCACGGATGCGTCCAAGCCCTCGTGGCCATCGGGGCCGGTGGGCCTGATCGCGCCGATGGGTGAGCGGGATGGCGAGCCGATGGCGCAGGCCGTCATGGCGCTGCCGGAAGGCGCGGCGGGCTCCTCCGTTCCGCTCTCGGTCCAGCTCACCGAGGCCGGAGAGTACACGCTCGTCTGGCGCAGCATGCGCTTGAGCGGGACGCTTGTAGACATCGAGACCGGGGCGCAGGTGGACCTCGCGAGCACAGAGGGCTACACGTTTACCGCCCAAGCGACAGGTGAGGACTGGGTCCCACGCTTCGTGCTGACCGCTGCCGTCACCGCGGTCGTGGACACCGAGCAGACGCCAGAGGCCTCTGGCGCGTACGTCGGCGCCCCGATGCCGAACCCCGCCGCCGGCGCCTTCGCCCTCGACGTCCGCCTCGGCGCCGCCGCCGAGGCCACCGTCTCCGTCTACGACGCGCTCGGTCGCCGTGTCGCCGAGCAGGCCGTCCGCCTCTCCGCCTCTGGCGAGAGCGTCCGCGTCTCCACCGCCGGATTCGCCCCAGGCGCGTACCTCGTCGTCGTGGAGGCGCCGGGCGTGCGGGAGACCCGCCGCGTGACGGTCCTCCGGTAG
- a CDS encoding T9SS type A sorting domain-containing protein, which yields MFTYTGQDAPVTETYALDPNGQAKAAQTLFLNDLDPETISFFDFEDETPNSTDATPGRSATAGLTLNATARFNAYGDNGQIPALVRGRNGAIVRLNTSTNRIGTFATSGNQYLYAVGYDGSNPSVPASIPDGTTQTALALEYAPGSAEAGRMAKPFSAFGAYVNDTEAYGTIRLTLTPLGGATAQDPLVIVDYDGIINQGNTGLTPGNSQVTFIGFADFDSQYERIDISFTNRKAPAPGRVVEDNEAFGFDDFVVGELNQVFVPNEVIETRRVLDQVDEPGWRLLSAPVRGVTVADLAAQNLVQGVPAGDGTPAQYPEAGSNFYWEYGGGTRWDYIPVPSTSTVLRPGRGFWWYWYDLELTPDPTGAGGGTSASVELDNFQLMGNGPALRGTFSESFDDNTDCASNAAICPLGRERNGAPPPSVELPTGTQTPRENFTPADDDYYMVGNPFPFPMDFSAITATGGTLAAQGVIWNPDTQSETFPRTGEDIAFDGPGSYEMVFADPPTGEQGAVAVWNGILVEVAKNPVAGDILGEPVVFTFDPVVAATEEQPLFHGKDGTPEASAEAYIRFGLFGETLSGAKTRDEIAYLRFTEGATFGWDPTDASKPAWPGGPVGLVALEGYRDGAPAAHAVMALPPRAASRRTPLSLKLSEPGTYELVWRSEGLGGNLYDLITGEAVWLSAGRYTFTSDGTGEEWERRFILRTAARSNQSYSKEEAGAEEAYVGMPSPNPTRGAFTLDVQTEGEATVSVFDALGRRVSEMTLRDSEAGQSVRVSTDGFAPGAYLVVVEAPDVRETRRVTVLR from the coding sequence ATGTTTACCTACACCGGACAGGACGCGCCGGTCACGGAAACCTACGCGCTCGACCCCAATGGGCAGGCTAAGGCAGCGCAGACGCTGTTTCTCAACGACCTCGACCCGGAGACAATCTCCTTTTTCGACTTCGAGGACGAGACCCCAAACTCGACGGACGCAACGCCTGGCCGTTCGGCAACGGCGGGCCTCACGCTGAACGCGACCGCGCGTTTCAACGCATACGGAGACAATGGGCAGATCCCCGCCCTCGTGAGGGGCCGCAACGGTGCCATAGTTCGGCTGAACACCAGCACGAACCGTATCGGTACGTTCGCGACCAGCGGAAACCAGTACCTCTACGCTGTGGGCTACGACGGGAGCAACCCGAGTGTACCCGCTTCGATCCCAGACGGGACGACGCAGACAGCGCTCGCACTGGAGTACGCTCCCGGCAGCGCTGAAGCCGGGCGTATGGCTAAGCCGTTCTCCGCCTTCGGCGCGTACGTCAACGACACCGAGGCATACGGGACCATCCGCCTCACGCTCACGCCGCTCGGCGGCGCGACGGCGCAGGATCCTCTTGTAATCGTCGACTACGACGGGATCATCAACCAGGGCAACACGGGCCTTACGCCCGGCAACTCTCAGGTGACTTTTATCGGCTTCGCCGACTTCGACAGCCAGTATGAGCGGATCGACATCTCCTTCACGAACCGGAAGGCGCCCGCGCCGGGCCGAGTGGTGGAGGACAACGAGGCTTTCGGCTTCGACGACTTCGTCGTTGGAGAGCTCAACCAAGTTTTCGTCCCCAACGAGGTGATCGAGACCCGGCGCGTGCTGGACCAGGTGGACGAGCCCGGATGGCGGCTCCTCTCCGCACCCGTGCGCGGCGTGACGGTAGCAGACCTGGCCGCTCAGAACCTCGTCCAGGGCGTACCCGCGGGCGATGGAACCCCCGCGCAGTACCCTGAGGCGGGCTCCAACTTCTACTGGGAGTACGGCGGCGGCACGCGCTGGGACTACATCCCCGTGCCCTCCACCTCCACCGTTCTACGGCCTGGCCGCGGCTTCTGGTGGTACTGGTACGACCTCGAGCTCACGCCAGATCCCACTGGAGCAGGCGGCGGTACGAGCGCGAGCGTGGAGTTGGACAACTTCCAACTCATGGGCAACGGCCCAGCGCTCCGCGGCACGTTCTCGGAGTCCTTTGACGACAACACGGACTGCGCGTCCAACGCGGCTATTTGCCCTTTGGGGCGCGAGCGCAACGGCGCCCCCCCTCCTTCTGTAGAGCTCCCCACGGGCACCCAGACGCCCCGGGAGAACTTCACGCCTGCGGACGACGACTACTACATGGTCGGCAACCCCTTCCCGTTCCCTATGGACTTCTCCGCCATTACCGCCACGGGCGGCACGCTGGCGGCCCAGGGGGTGATCTGGAACCCGGACACGCAGTCCGAAACGTTCCCGCGCACCGGCGAGGACATCGCGTTCGACGGGCCGGGCTCCTACGAGATGGTCTTTGCGGACCCGCCCACTGGAGAGCAAGGCGCCGTGGCGGTCTGGAACGGCATCCTCGTGGAGGTGGCCAAAAACCCCGTAGCGGGTGACATTCTGGGCGAGCCGGTCGTGTTCACGTTCGACCCTGTAGTGGCCGCAACGGAGGAGCAGCCGCTGTTCCACGGCAAAGACGGCACGCCAGAGGCGAGCGCCGAAGCGTACATCCGCTTCGGACTCTTCGGCGAGACGCTCTCTGGCGCGAAAACGCGCGACGAGATCGCGTATCTCCGCTTTACCGAGGGCGCCACGTTTGGATGGGACCCCACGGACGCCTCCAAGCCCGCATGGCCCGGCGGCCCCGTCGGCTTGGTGGCCTTGGAGGGGTACCGCGATGGTGCACCTGCCGCGCACGCTGTGATGGCGTTGCCGCCACGGGCGGCCTCGCGCCGGACGCCGTTAAGCCTGAAGCTATCCGAGCCTGGCACCTACGAGCTCGTATGGCGCTCAGAGGGTCTCGGCGGCAACCTTTACGACCTCATTACTGGTGAGGCAGTCTGGCTCTCCGCCGGGCGTTATACCTTTACCTCTGATGGAACTGGCGAGGAATGGGAGCGGCGATTCATCCTGAGAACCGCGGCGCGCTCTAACCAGAGCTACAGCAAGGAGGAAGCGGGGGCGGAAGAGGCATACGTCGGTATGCCGAGCCCGAACCCGACGCGCGGTGCGTTCACCCTCGACGTGCAAACCGAAGGGGAAGCAACGGTCTCCGTCTTCGACGCGCTCGGCCGCCGAGTCTCCGAGATGACGCTCCGTGACTCCGAAGCCGGACAAAGCGTCCGCGTCTCCACCGATGGGTTCGCCCCGGGCGCGTACCTCGTCGTCGTGGAGGCACCGGACGTGCGGGAAACCCGCCGCGTGACGGTCCTTCGCTAG